The Streptomyces sp. NBC_01689 genome includes a window with the following:
- a CDS encoding alpha/beta fold hydrolase yields MRIALPENLPVIQAGPPESRTALVLHGGGGPRTVAPVVGHLAARMHAFAPTHPGWDGTTRPDSLTSVAQLAAAYLTRLLEHKEHDVVLIGSSIGGWIALEMVAQAAHDERYAGLIGAVVDIDGVGAEVEGEPVADFFALDARGLAEAAWHDPARGYVDPGGFTDEQRAIQQANGRTMAAVAGTSMSDPTLLGRLGAVNVPTLVVWGESDRIVTPAYGRAVAHAVPGAQFVEIPEAGHLPHLEAPDATWAAIDAFLAKS; encoded by the coding sequence ATGCGCATCGCCCTGCCCGAGAACCTTCCCGTCATCCAGGCCGGCCCGCCCGAGTCACGCACAGCACTCGTGCTGCACGGCGGGGGCGGGCCCCGGACCGTCGCGCCCGTCGTGGGGCACCTCGCCGCCAGAATGCACGCCTTCGCGCCGACACATCCCGGCTGGGACGGCACAACGCGCCCCGACTCCCTCACCTCGGTTGCACAGCTCGCGGCCGCCTACCTCACGCGTTTGCTTGAGCACAAAGAGCATGACGTCGTCCTGATCGGATCCTCAATCGGCGGGTGGATTGCACTCGAGATGGTGGCGCAGGCCGCCCACGACGAACGCTACGCAGGACTGATCGGAGCCGTGGTCGACATCGACGGCGTCGGAGCGGAAGTGGAAGGCGAGCCCGTCGCAGACTTCTTCGCCCTCGACGCCCGCGGGCTCGCCGAGGCCGCCTGGCACGACCCGGCGCGCGGATACGTCGACCCAGGCGGCTTCACCGATGAGCAGCGCGCGATCCAGCAGGCGAACGGACGCACGATGGCCGCCGTCGCCGGCACGAGCATGAGCGACCCGACGCTACTCGGTCGGCTCGGTGCGGTGAACGTCCCGACGCTGGTGGTGTGGGGCGAGAGCGACCGGATTGTCACCCCGGCATACGGGCGGGCCGTCGCGCATGCGGTGCCCGGCGCGCAGTTCGTCGAGATCCCGGAAGCCGGACACCTCCCGCACCTCGAGGCCCCGGACGCGACCTGGGCGGCCATCGACGCATTCCTAGCGAAGTCCTGA
- a CDS encoding MMPL family transporter: MGAPSTETTSTAAPPPTRGRGRSRGVRAIPWAVLALWIAVLALAGPLAGKLADDQQNRAVDYLPASADSTLVARLQDALPGGEATELVVVYHRDGGLTAADRDKAAAQIAGVARAHQLTGGAPHAALLHGDTLTYSVASTEPGQDDGAKDAFVADVRDRAEGGGGLTVRVGGPGALGTDMQEVYSSLDGPLLWTTVAVVAVLLILIYRSPLLWLLPLLVAGVADAAAMAGVHGLHQTLGITVTGQSQGVMTILVFGAGTDYALLLVSRYREELRRVPRPYDAMRAALRGCGPAVLASSGTVAAGLLCLLAADLNSSRGMGPIAAVGVLCALVAMTTLLPALLVLLGRRVFWPLVPAYGSEVPRPRGLFAAMGGSAARRPLAVLTGGAVLLGALALGTLALPGSLKNDDAFTSVPESVAAMRTLAEADPARSAQPITVMAPTGRATEVLAAARGTEGVASAERGRSGGGWTEVSVTAEAPPESPGETATIHALRAELDGLYGAHVGGPGAQQADLADTSSRDRWVVVPLVLAAVLLILVVLLRSLLAPLLLVAAVIAVWGAALGIGGLVFGPLFGFEGTDPGLPLLSFVFLVALGVDYGIFLMHRMREESLAGAAPTAAAVTALRTTGGVIASAGLVLAATFSVLVNMPLVSLVEMGFVIAVGVLLDTFLVRTYLVTAASVALRERVWWPGRLSRPRTGP; the protein is encoded by the coding sequence ATGGGGGCCCCGAGCACTGAGACCACATCTACCGCCGCGCCGCCGCCGACGCGAGGGCGGGGGAGGAGCCGGGGTGTCCGCGCGATCCCCTGGGCGGTGCTCGCGCTGTGGATCGCCGTACTGGCGCTGGCGGGCCCCCTGGCCGGCAAGCTCGCGGATGACCAGCAGAACCGGGCAGTGGACTACCTTCCGGCGAGCGCAGACTCCACACTGGTGGCCCGGCTCCAGGACGCGCTGCCTGGCGGCGAGGCCACCGAACTCGTGGTTGTCTACCACCGCGACGGCGGGCTGACCGCCGCAGACCGGGACAAGGCCGCCGCTCAGATCGCCGGTGTCGCGCGGGCGCACCAACTCACCGGCGGCGCGCCGCACGCCGCCCTGTTGCACGGGGACACGCTGACGTACTCCGTGGCGAGCACCGAGCCCGGCCAGGACGACGGGGCCAAGGACGCCTTCGTCGCCGACGTCCGCGACCGTGCCGAGGGCGGTGGCGGGCTGACCGTCCGTGTGGGCGGACCCGGCGCGCTCGGCACCGACATGCAGGAGGTCTACTCCTCGCTCGACGGGCCGTTGCTGTGGACCACGGTGGCCGTCGTCGCCGTCCTGTTGATCCTCATCTACCGCAGCCCCCTGCTGTGGCTGCTGCCTCTGCTCGTCGCGGGCGTCGCCGACGCCGCCGCGATGGCCGGCGTCCACGGACTCCACCAAACTCTCGGGATCACCGTCACCGGCCAGAGCCAGGGCGTGATGACCATCCTCGTCTTCGGCGCCGGCACCGACTACGCCCTGCTGCTTGTCTCCCGCTACCGCGAGGAACTCCGGCGCGTGCCGCGCCCGTACGACGCCATGCGCGCCGCCCTGCGCGGTTGCGGGCCCGCGGTCCTGGCCTCCTCCGGGACGGTGGCCGCGGGCCTGCTGTGCCTGCTTGCCGCCGACCTCAACAGCAGCCGGGGCATGGGCCCGATCGCCGCGGTCGGGGTGCTGTGCGCGCTGGTGGCGATGACCACCCTGCTGCCCGCGCTGCTGGTGCTGCTGGGACGCCGGGTCTTCTGGCCGCTGGTACCTGCCTACGGCAGCGAAGTGCCGCGTCCGCGCGGCCTGTTCGCGGCGATGGGCGGCTCGGCCGCACGCCGCCCGCTGGCCGTGCTCACAGGCGGCGCGGTGCTGCTCGGCGCGCTGGCGCTCGGGACCCTGGCGCTGCCCGGCAGCCTGAAGAACGACGACGCCTTCACGAGCGTGCCGGAGTCGGTCGCCGCCATGCGCACCCTCGCCGAGGCCGACCCCGCTCGCTCCGCCCAACCGATCACCGTCATGGCGCCCACCGGCCGGGCGACCGAGGTACTGGCCGCGGCCCGCGGCACCGAGGGCGTCGCCTCCGCCGAACGCGGGCGCAGCGGCGGCGGCTGGACGGAGGTGTCGGTGACCGCCGAGGCGCCGCCCGAGTCGCCTGGCGAGACCGCGACCATCCACGCCCTGCGCGCGGAACTTGATGGCCTCTACGGTGCCCACGTCGGCGGGCCGGGTGCCCAGCAGGCCGACCTGGCCGACACCAGTTCGCGCGACCGGTGGGTCGTCGTCCCGCTCGTCCTTGCGGCCGTGCTGCTGATCCTTGTCGTGCTGCTGCGCAGCCTCCTCGCGCCGCTGCTGCTCGTGGCGGCCGTGATCGCGGTGTGGGGTGCCGCCCTGGGGATCGGTGGGCTGGTCTTCGGGCCGCTGTTCGGCTTCGAGGGCACGGACCCGGGGCTGCCGTTGCTGTCGTTCGTCTTCCTCGTGGCGCTCGGCGTCGACTACGGCATCTTCCTCATGCACCGAATGCGCGAGGAGTCGCTGGCGGGAGCAGCGCCGACCGCCGCGGCCGTCACCGCACTGCGCACCACGGGAGGGGTGATCGCCTCGGCGGGGCTGGTACTGGCCGCCACCTTCTCGGTACTGGTCAACATGCCGTTGGTGTCGCTGGTCGAGATGGGCTTCGTCATCGCCGTGGGCGTCCTCCTGGACACCTTCCTCGTGCGCACCTACCTGGTCACCGCCGCGAGTGTCGCGCTGCGCGAGCGGGTCTGGTGGCCCGGGCGGCTGAGCCGGCCGCGCACGGGCCCGTGA
- a CDS encoding MarR family winged helix-turn-helix transcriptional regulator, producing MTTDLEALGLAIKRAQYRNHRTMDAALSEIGVSLVQWDALRAIERMPGASGHELAVATFQSDQAFGTLASRLVERGFIVRSAGQGRRVAHTLTEAGHTALVEGRQLSIGVLQDLFAPLDDAQRTELLRSLRKLTEGM from the coding sequence ATGACGACCGACCTGGAAGCTCTCGGATTGGCGATCAAGCGGGCGCAGTACCGCAATCACCGCACGATGGATGCCGCGCTGAGCGAGATCGGGGTCAGCCTCGTCCAGTGGGATGCTCTGCGCGCCATCGAGCGGATGCCAGGGGCCTCCGGGCATGAACTCGCCGTCGCGACGTTCCAGAGCGATCAGGCGTTCGGCACCCTGGCGAGCCGACTGGTGGAGCGTGGATTCATCGTCCGCTCCGCAGGCCAAGGGCGACGCGTCGCGCACACCCTCACCGAGGCGGGGCACACCGCACTCGTCGAGGGCCGACAGTTGTCGATCGGCGTACTGCAGGACCTCTTCGCACCCCTCGACGACGCGCAACGCACCGAATTGCTTCGATCGCTGCGGAAACTCACCGAGGGCATGTGA